A region from the Paenibacillus humicola genome encodes:
- a CDS encoding Gfo/Idh/MocA family protein gives MSNIRVGMVGYKFMGKAHSNAYRALPMFFPDVLKPEMKAICGRDAQGLEQARTQFGWESAETDWRKLIARDDIDLIDINAPSDAHKEIALAAAAAGKHIFCEKPLALSLADSVEMLNAVEKAGVKHMVGFNYRFAPAVQLAKKLIAEGRIGKIYHFRGWFLQDWIVDPDFPLVWRLQKEIAGSGSHGDLGAHVIDMARFLVGEFDEVIGMSETFVKERPLPTTMTGLSAKGDKDAPRGPVTVDDATLFLSRFDNGALGSIEATRFAPGHRCTNAFEINGSKGSIKFDFERVNELEVYFSDDAADVQGFRRVVATDPAHAYSEAWWPPGHTIGYEHTFTHEVRELMLAVSENRQPVPNFHDGVACQAVLEAVDRSIDERRWVKISELR, from the coding sequence ATGAGCAACATACGAGTCGGGATGGTCGGGTACAAATTTATGGGAAAAGCGCACAGCAACGCGTACCGCGCGCTGCCGATGTTTTTCCCGGACGTGCTGAAGCCGGAAATGAAAGCGATTTGCGGCCGCGATGCGCAGGGGCTGGAACAGGCCCGGACGCAGTTCGGCTGGGAGAGCGCCGAGACGGACTGGCGCAAGCTGATCGCACGCGACGATATCGATCTGATCGACATCAACGCGCCGAGCGACGCGCATAAGGAGATTGCGCTGGCCGCGGCAGCCGCGGGCAAGCATATTTTTTGCGAGAAGCCCCTTGCGCTGAGTCTGGCCGATTCCGTCGAGATGCTGAATGCGGTGGAGAAGGCCGGCGTGAAGCATATGGTCGGCTTCAACTACCGGTTCGCTCCGGCCGTACAGCTGGCGAAAAAACTGATTGCAGAAGGCCGTATCGGCAAAATCTATCATTTCCGCGGCTGGTTTTTGCAGGACTGGATCGTCGATCCCGATTTTCCGCTTGTCTGGCGCCTGCAGAAGGAAATTGCCGGCTCCGGCTCCCATGGGGATCTCGGCGCCCATGTGATCGACATGGCGCGTTTCCTTGTCGGCGAATTTGACGAAGTGATCGGCATGAGCGAGACGTTCGTCAAGGAGCGCCCGCTGCCGACGACGATGACCGGCCTCAGCGCCAAAGGCGACAAAGACGCGCCGCGCGGACCGGTTACGGTCGATGATGCGACGCTGTTTCTCAGCCGGTTCGACAACGGCGCGCTCGGCAGCATCGAGGCGACGCGCTTCGCGCCGGGCCATCGCTGCACGAACGCGTTCGAGATTAACGGCAGCAAAGGCAGCATCAAGTTCGACTTCGAGCGCGTGAACGAGCTGGAGGTTTATTTCTCGGACGATGCGGCCGACGTACAGGGCTTCCGCCGCGTGGTGGCGACCGATCCGGCTCACGCTTACAGCGAAGCCTGGTGGCCGCCGGGACATACGATCGGCTATGAGCATACGTTTACGCACGAGGTGCGCGAGCTGATGTTGGCCGTCAGCGAGAACCGTCAGCCGGTTCCGAACTTTCACGACGGCGTGGCCTGCCAGGCGGTATTGGAAGCGGTCGACCGGTCGATTGATGAACGACGCTGGGTGAAAATTTCCGAGCTTCGATAA
- a CDS encoding ThuA domain-containing protein — protein sequence MRKALIVWGGWDGHQPKEVAAIFADLLRKENFDVTVSDTLDSYKDAELMASLDLIVPVWTMGTIEKEQLRPLLDTVHAGCGIAGCHGGMSDSFRNEVEYQYMVGGQWVAHPGNDGVLYEVNMTDAEDPLTKGIGDFEVSSEKYYMHVDPVIKVHATTFFGDVKMPVVWTKTWGQGRVYHNTLGHQANIVEMPQTLELMRRGFLWAARG from the coding sequence ATGAGAAAAGCACTTATCGTTTGGGGAGGCTGGGACGGACACCAGCCGAAAGAAGTGGCGGCCATATTCGCCGACTTGCTCCGCAAGGAAAACTTCGACGTGACGGTCTCCGATACGCTGGACAGCTATAAAGACGCCGAGCTGATGGCGTCGCTGGACCTGATCGTACCGGTTTGGACGATGGGCACGATCGAGAAGGAGCAGCTTCGTCCCCTGCTCGATACGGTGCATGCGGGCTGCGGTATTGCCGGCTGCCACGGCGGCATGTCGGACTCGTTCCGCAACGAGGTGGAATATCAATATATGGTCGGCGGCCAGTGGGTCGCTCATCCGGGCAACGACGGCGTGCTGTACGAGGTCAACATGACGGACGCCGAGGATCCGCTGACGAAAGGCATCGGCGATTTCGAGGTGAGCTCGGAGAAATATTACATGCATGTCGATCCGGTCATCAAGGTTCATGCCACGACTTTCTTTGGCGACGTGAAAATGCCGGTCGTCTGGACGAAAACATGGGGACAAGGCCGCGTATACCACAATACGCTCGGCCATCAGGCGAACATCGTGGAAATGCCGCAAACGCTCGAGCTGATGCGGCGCGGCTTTCTGTGGGCCGCACGCGGCTGA
- a CDS encoding Gfo/Idh/MocA family protein — protein MDRVKVGIVGCGNISRIYFTNLKNYPEVELVAAADIDLERAKQRAEEFGLPKAYTVEELMADPEIEIVVNLTIPKAHASVCLQALEAGKHVYVEKPLAVTREEGRQVLELAKEKGLRVAGAPETFLGGGIQTCRKLIDDGAIGQPVSITGFMLGGGHESWHPDPEFYYEVGGGPMFDMGPYYLTAFITLLGPIRRVTGSAVISYPERTITSEKKRGKVIKVETPTLISGVIDFESGAVGTLITSFDAKGGTSLPNIEVHGSAGSMLVPDPNRFGGTIKLRRAGSTEWEEIPMTHGFTDNNRGIGVADMARAIREGGKHRANGAMAYHVLEAMHGFHDASRDGKHYVMQSTCERPEPMPALEAQSNG, from the coding sequence ATGGACCGTGTTAAAGTCGGAATCGTCGGCTGCGGCAATATTAGCCGCATTTATTTTACGAACCTGAAAAATTATCCGGAGGTCGAGCTTGTGGCGGCCGCCGACATCGATTTGGAGCGGGCGAAGCAGCGCGCGGAAGAGTTCGGTCTCCCCAAAGCGTATACGGTGGAAGAGTTGATGGCCGATCCGGAGATCGAAATCGTCGTCAACTTGACGATTCCGAAAGCGCACGCCTCGGTATGCCTGCAGGCGCTGGAAGCCGGCAAGCACGTCTACGTCGAGAAGCCGCTTGCCGTCACCCGGGAGGAAGGGCGGCAGGTGCTGGAGCTGGCGAAGGAGAAGGGACTGCGCGTCGCCGGCGCGCCGGAAACGTTCCTCGGCGGCGGCATCCAGACGTGCCGCAAGCTGATCGACGATGGCGCGATCGGCCAGCCGGTATCGATTACCGGCTTTATGCTTGGCGGCGGCCACGAGAGCTGGCATCCCGATCCGGAGTTTTATTACGAAGTCGGCGGCGGTCCGATGTTTGATATGGGACCGTATTACTTGACGGCGTTTATTACGCTGCTCGGTCCGATTCGCCGCGTGACGGGCTCGGCCGTCATTTCGTACCCGGAACGCACGATTACGAGCGAGAAAAAGCGCGGCAAGGTCATCAAGGTCGAGACGCCGACGCTGATCTCCGGCGTCATCGATTTCGAGAGCGGCGCGGTCGGCACGCTCATTACCAGCTTCGACGCAAAAGGCGGAACGTCGCTGCCGAACATCGAGGTTCACGGCAGCGCGGGCTCGATGCTCGTCCCCGACCCGAACCGCTTCGGCGGTACGATCAAGCTGCGCCGGGCCGGCAGCACCGAGTGGGAGGAAATTCCGATGACCCACGGCTTTACGGACAACAACCGGGGCATCGGCGTCGCCGACATGGCGCGCGCGATCCGCGAAGGCGGCAAGCATCGCGCAAACGGCGCAATGGCCTACCATGTGCTCGAGGCGATGCACGGCTTCCACGACGCCTCCCGCGACGGCAAGCACTATGTCATGCAGAGCACGTGCGAGCGTCCCGAACCGATGCCCGCGCTGGAAGCTCAGTCGAACGGATAA
- a CDS encoding small acid-soluble spore protein SspI, translating into MNNLDLRQAIIQRVHDKSNAELTDIIEGSIGSDERALPGLGVLFELIWQQSAAPEQSRMVETLHHCLNDGSQQGAAAKPDAGPKG; encoded by the coding sequence GTGAACAATCTCGATTTGCGGCAAGCCATCATTCAGCGGGTCCATGATAAAAGCAACGCCGAATTGACCGATATCATCGAAGGCTCGATCGGCAGCGACGAGCGCGCGCTACCGGGCCTCGGCGTCTTGTTCGAGCTCATTTGGCAGCAAAGCGCCGCGCCCGAACAGAGCCGGATGGTCGAGACGCTGCACCACTGTCTGAACGACGGGAGTCAACAAGGAGCGGCCGCCAAGCCGGACGCCGGGCCGAAAGGCTGA
- a CDS encoding TrkA family potassium uptake protein: MDPLNDGLPQIEIVHVTFPPSLCLSRLIYPPEVDFIQTGSGSDAGGSCGIISGAFYRWTRRDTGQMAKKQFAVIGMGRFGSSVANALSKLGFEVLAIDANEQKIQDVAGKVTHAVSADTTDEEALRALGIRNFDVVVVAIGADIQASILTTLILKDLGVPKLIVKAQSELHGKVLSKIGADKVIFPERDMGLRVAHHLISPNILDYIELSDDYSIVEMKAPSRTVGKNLKQLDIRAKFKCNVLAIKTDGHMNISPYAEDLIRENDVLVLVGKNEDLSALEFFYAEG; this comes from the coding sequence ATGGACCCGCTGAATGATGGCTTGCCGCAAATCGAGATTGTTCACGTAACGTTCCCTCCATCGCTGTGTTTGTCGCGTTTAATATATCCTCCGGAGGTTGATTTCATCCAGACGGGCTCCGGTTCGGATGCAGGCGGCAGCTGTGGTATAATAAGCGGAGCGTTTTACCGATGGACACGGAGGGATACAGGGCAGATGGCGAAAAAACAGTTTGCGGTTATCGGGATGGGGCGTTTCGGTTCGAGCGTAGCGAACGCATTGTCCAAGCTCGGCTTCGAAGTGCTGGCGATCGATGCGAATGAGCAGAAAATACAGGACGTGGCCGGGAAGGTGACGCATGCCGTTTCGGCCGATACGACCGACGAAGAAGCGCTGCGGGCGCTCGGCATCCGCAATTTCGACGTTGTCGTCGTGGCGATCGGGGCCGACATTCAGGCGAGCATCCTGACGACGCTCATTTTGAAGGATCTCGGCGTTCCGAAGCTGATCGTCAAAGCCCAAAGCGAGCTGCACGGCAAGGTGCTGAGCAAAATCGGCGCGGATAAGGTCATTTTCCCGGAAAGGGATATGGGGCTGCGCGTTGCGCACCATCTGATTTCGCCGAACATATTGGATTATATCGAGCTTTCGGACGATTACAGCATCGTCGAAATGAAGGCGCCGTCGCGGACGGTAGGCAAAAACTTGAAGCAGCTCGACATCCGGGCAAAGTTCAAGTGCAACGTGCTGGCGATCAAAACGGACGGGCATATGAACATATCCCCGTACGCGGAGGATTTGATCCGGGAGAACGACGTGCTGGTGCTCGTGGGCAAAAACGAGGATTTGTCGGCGTTGGAATTTTTCTATGCGGAGGGCTGA
- a CDS encoding TrmH family RNA methyltransferase encodes MVRKPVTVITSLQNEKVKAMAALLDKKHRDRSGAFLVEGVHLVQEALHAGADVQTVVYDAGRGVPSELKEPLEDAGCELVEAPRAVLAKCTGTDSPPPVFGVVAKPAYDEAALFRPDSLVVVLDGVRDPGNAGTIIRSADAVGADAVVLGRGCVDLYNPKTVRSTMGSLFHLPVVEGDLAKLLPAAKERGIRLVGTSLQASANCYAYDWRAPTWLLLGSESDGLSAPTLAMATDSVVIPMRGRSESLNVAMAAAVLLHEAMRQRHFSTTIHSGPSPK; translated from the coding sequence ATCGTGCGCAAACCGGTAACGGTCATTACCTCGCTGCAAAACGAGAAAGTGAAAGCGATGGCCGCGCTGCTCGACAAGAAGCACCGGGACCGAAGCGGCGCTTTTCTGGTCGAAGGCGTCCATCTCGTGCAGGAAGCGCTTCATGCGGGAGCTGATGTCCAAACCGTCGTTTACGACGCCGGTCGCGGGGTGCCAAGCGAGCTGAAAGAGCCGCTTGAGGATGCGGGATGCGAGCTTGTCGAAGCGCCGCGCGCGGTGCTGGCCAAATGCACCGGCACCGATTCGCCGCCGCCGGTCTTCGGCGTTGTCGCCAAGCCGGCATACGACGAAGCCGCTCTGTTCCGGCCGGATTCGCTTGTCGTCGTACTGGACGGTGTCCGCGACCCGGGCAACGCCGGGACCATTATCCGCAGCGCCGATGCCGTCGGCGCCGATGCGGTCGTGCTCGGCCGCGGCTGCGTCGACCTGTACAACCCGAAGACGGTGCGGTCGACGATGGGCTCGCTGTTTCATCTGCCGGTGGTCGAAGGTGATCTGGCAAAGCTGCTCCCGGCGGCGAAGGAGCGGGGAATCCGGCTTGTCGGGACAAGCCTGCAGGCCTCGGCCAATTGCTATGCCTACGATTGGCGGGCGCCGACCTGGCTGCTGCTCGGCAGCGAGTCGGACGGACTTTCGGCGCCGACGCTCGCCATGGCGACCGACAGCGTCGTCATTCCGATGCGCGGACGCAGCGAATCGCTCAATGTGGCCATGGCTGCCGCCGTGCTGCTCCATGAGGCGATGCGCCAGCGGCATTTTTCGACTACGATTCATTCCGGTCCAAGCCCCAAATAA
- the yunB gene encoding sporulation protein YunB: MPRWGRRKWHSRRRTGRAARPGRPGGYSRRRSWLIVLLAVMSLSMFLFVFIERNLKGPLMAVATVRVKQVATQAINKAIMDQVSHQSDSDVKNLIDWKMNGGGKISGFMLNSSAYMKITSDTTETVQSTLDHMGEIPDHIPVGQALGSAIIASFGPTVPVKFQPIGAVKVDLNTRQQNAGINMILVEVYMHVIAEVSIIIPFDTQPETVDTEIPISYLLVVGDVPMYYYDNQGNPVGDSAPQAPSITLPTPDRNGTQNGDGNGAGTTFGITGEPGISAQPYQNGSSPAPGSSGGNAAAGNAGGKT, encoded by the coding sequence GTGCCGCGATGGGGAAGAAGGAAATGGCACAGCCGCCGCCGGACGGGCAGGGCCGCCCGGCCCGGCCGACCCGGAGGGTACAGCAGGCGCAGATCATGGCTGATCGTGCTGCTGGCGGTCATGTCCTTGAGCATGTTTTTGTTCGTTTTCATCGAGCGCAACCTGAAAGGGCCGCTCATGGCTGTCGCGACGGTCCGCGTGAAGCAGGTGGCGACGCAGGCGATCAACAAGGCGATAATGGATCAGGTCAGCCATCAGTCCGACAGCGATGTGAAAAATTTGATCGACTGGAAGATGAACGGAGGAGGCAAAATTTCCGGCTTTATGCTGAATTCCTCCGCATATATGAAAATCACGTCCGATACGACCGAAACGGTGCAGTCCACCTTGGATCATATGGGTGAAATTCCCGATCATATCCCTGTCGGGCAGGCGCTCGGCAGTGCGATTATCGCCTCGTTCGGGCCAACCGTTCCGGTCAAATTCCAGCCGATCGGCGCCGTGAAGGTGGATCTGAACACCAGGCAGCAGAATGCCGGCATCAACATGATTCTCGTTGAAGTCTATATGCATGTTATCGCCGAAGTATCCATTATTATCCCATTCGATACGCAGCCGGAGACCGTCGATACGGAAATTCCGATTTCGTATTTGCTGGTCGTCGGCGATGTGCCGATGTATTATTACGACAACCAAGGCAATCCGGTCGGCGACTCGGCGCCGCAGGCGCCCAGCATCACGCTCCCGACGCCGGACCGGAACGGCACGCAAAATGGAGACGGGAACGGAGCGGGCACGACGTTCGGGATTACGGGCGAGCCCGGCATTTCCGCGCAGCCGTATCAAAACGGTTCATCGCCGGCGCCCGGTTCGTCCGGCGGGAATGCAGCGGCCGGAAACGCGGGCGGCAAAACTTAA
- a CDS encoding M23 family metallopeptidase translates to MNFKRIRCAALAVCAVCLLQSTAADPALAKEPAPKAIGEQGTAGRLNGAPANPTKPLTEDPLVKRRELYDRISEITGIPWFRLAAVDQYERTMTKARPKTRKQLGEYIGVFVTEEEWAGPLNPDSRDEIPSSIRWFSGIGKDGDGDGLAKRTSDSDLLYAVAGHLMKFGGAEDDFAIGVWQYYHNSRAVQRIRQFAKLYETFGTLDLFEHAFPLPIRSDYSYRDTWGDRRGWGGRRIHEGTDLFAGYGVPVRSTCYGVIEVKGWNPYGGWRIGIRDLNNLYHYYAHLSGFEKKLTVGSPVKPGEVIGWVGSSGYGKPGTSGKFPPHLHYGVYRDQGLIEWSFDPYPLLRQWEAAEKRNRKKKSG, encoded by the coding sequence TTGAATTTCAAGCGGATACGCTGCGCCGCTCTCGCGGTGTGCGCCGTTTGCCTGCTGCAATCGACGGCGGCGGACCCGGCGCTGGCAAAGGAGCCGGCGCCGAAGGCAATCGGCGAACAGGGAACCGCCGGCCGCCTAAACGGGGCTCCGGCGAACCCGACCAAACCGCTAACGGAAGACCCGCTTGTCAAACGGCGCGAGCTGTACGACCGAATAAGCGAAATCACCGGCATTCCCTGGTTCCGGCTGGCGGCCGTCGACCAATACGAGCGTACAATGACCAAAGCCAGACCGAAAACGAGAAAGCAGCTCGGCGAATACATCGGCGTATTCGTCACGGAAGAGGAATGGGCCGGTCCACTCAATCCGGACAGCCGCGATGAGATTCCGTCCTCGATCCGCTGGTTCAGCGGCATCGGCAAAGACGGCGACGGCGACGGCTTGGCCAAGCGGACGAGCGATTCCGATCTGCTGTATGCGGTCGCGGGCCATCTGATGAAGTTCGGCGGGGCAGAGGACGATTTCGCCATCGGCGTCTGGCAATATTATCATAATTCCAGAGCGGTGCAGCGCATCCGGCAGTTCGCCAAGCTGTACGAGACGTTCGGCACGCTCGATCTGTTCGAGCATGCGTTCCCGCTGCCGATCAGGAGCGACTATTCGTACCGCGATACGTGGGGAGACCGCCGCGGCTGGGGCGGCCGCCGGATTCACGAGGGAACGGATCTGTTCGCCGGCTACGGCGTTCCCGTCCGCAGCACGTGCTACGGCGTCATCGAGGTCAAAGGCTGGAATCCGTACGGAGGCTGGCGGATCGGCATCCGCGATTTGAACAATCTGTATCATTATTACGCGCACCTGTCGGGCTTCGAGAAAAAGCTGACCGTCGGCTCGCCTGTGAAGCCCGGCGAAGTGATCGGATGGGTCGGCAGCTCGGGTTACGGCAAACCGGGCACATCGGGCAAATTCCCGCCTCATCTGCATTACGGCGTCTACCGGGACCAGGGACTGATCGAGTGGTCATTCGACCCGTACCCGCTGCTGCGCCAGTGGGAAGCAGCCGAGAAAAGGAACCGGAAGAAAAAAAGCGGATAA
- the lipA gene encoding lipoyl synthase: protein MTTNRRPERKPDWLRIKLTTGGHYAELKDMMRSKTLHTVCEEARCPNIYECWANRTATFMILGDICTRACRFCAVKTGQPTELDLEEPQRVAEAAEQMGLRHCVVTSVARDDLADGGAMIFAETIKAVRKRLPLCSVEVLIPDFQGNQEALQVVMDAKPDILNHNIETVERLSDRVRAKAKYSRSLELLRRAKIMKPDIPTKSSIMLGVGEEWDEILQAMDDLRAVDCNILTLGQYLQPTPGHLPIERYVHPDEFAKLKEEGLARGFSHVESGPMVRSSYHAHEQVQSAAGAKTSAIL, encoded by the coding sequence ATGACGACGAATCGAAGGCCGGAACGCAAGCCGGACTGGCTGCGGATTAAATTGACAACGGGCGGCCATTACGCCGAGCTGAAGGACATGATGCGTTCCAAAACGCTTCATACCGTATGCGAGGAAGCTCGCTGCCCGAATATATACGAATGCTGGGCGAATCGGACGGCGACGTTCATGATCCTCGGCGATATTTGCACGCGGGCGTGCAGGTTCTGCGCCGTCAAGACGGGCCAGCCGACGGAGCTTGATCTGGAGGAGCCGCAGCGCGTGGCGGAAGCGGCCGAGCAAATGGGCCTTCGCCACTGCGTCGTCACGTCGGTGGCGCGAGACGACCTGGCGGACGGCGGGGCGATGATTTTCGCCGAGACGATCAAAGCGGTCCGCAAGCGGCTGCCGCTGTGCAGCGTCGAGGTGCTGATTCCGGATTTTCAGGGGAATCAGGAGGCGCTTCAGGTTGTGATGGACGCGAAACCCGATATTTTGAACCATAATATCGAGACGGTGGAACGTCTGTCGGACCGGGTGCGCGCCAAAGCGAAATACAGCCGTTCGCTCGAGCTGCTGCGGCGGGCGAAAATCATGAAGCCGGACATTCCGACCAAGTCGAGCATTATGCTTGGGGTCGGAGAGGAATGGGATGAAATTTTGCAGGCGATGGACGATTTGCGCGCGGTCGATTGCAATATTTTAACGCTCGGGCAATATTTGCAGCCGACGCCGGGCCATCTGCCGATCGAACGCTACGTCCATCCGGACGAGTTCGCGAAGCTGAAGGAAGAAGGACTCGCCCGCGGCTTCAGCCACGTGGAATCCGGTCCGATGGTCCGCAGCTCGTACCATGCGCATGAGCAGGTACAGTCGGCGGCCGGGGCGAAGACGTCGGCGATTTTGTAA
- a CDS encoding YutD family protein, producing MYHIGGRTYALVYENKNGWNPEAFRDRYSEVLERYDYVIGDWGYNQLRLKGFFRDNHPKASRDSAISGAADYINEYCNFGCAYFVLEKQPNGRKNEHDEMIDLDALVPAAQPEDGSGQAESAAAAERPSGEPAAAPQVGRPAAERSEQPRQHQQRDGRRDFARGPRREGRDQPQAGRKPYAQREQGERESGGGARSNPAGGPQAAAQHERDRSGQPQGQQRSQRPRKFPFSAPKAPVAAASENPVQPGSPSRQNGGGPNGTQNGGHGNNR from the coding sequence TTGTACCATATCGGCGGCAGAACCTATGCGCTAGTATACGAAAACAAAAACGGATGGAATCCCGAGGCGTTCCGCGACCGGTACAGCGAGGTGCTGGAGCGGTACGATTACGTGATCGGCGATTGGGGATACAATCAGCTTCGGTTAAAGGGGTTCTTCCGCGACAATCATCCCAAGGCGTCACGCGATTCCGCCATCTCGGGCGCGGCCGATTACATTAACGAATACTGCAATTTCGGATGCGCCTATTTCGTGCTGGAAAAACAGCCGAACGGCCGAAAGAACGAGCATGACGAAATGATCGACCTGGATGCGCTCGTGCCGGCTGCGCAGCCGGAAGACGGCAGCGGGCAGGCGGAGAGCGCCGCAGCGGCGGAACGGCCGTCCGGCGAGCCCGCGGCGGCGCCGCAGGTGGGCCGTCCTGCCGCGGAACGCAGCGAGCAGCCGCGGCAGCATCAGCAGCGGGACGGCCGCCGCGATTTTGCCCGCGGGCCGCGCAGGGAGGGCCGCGACCAGCCGCAAGCCGGCCGCAAGCCATATGCCCAGCGCGAGCAGGGAGAACGGGAAAGCGGCGGCGGCGCCCGCTCGAATCCGGCAGGAGGACCGCAGGCTGCCGCGCAGCACGAGCGCGACCGTTCCGGGCAACCGCAGGGCCAGCAGCGTTCGCAGCGCCCGCGGAAATTCCCGTTTTCCGCGCCGAAGGCTCCGGTGGCCGCGGCCTCGGAAAATCCGGTTCAGCCGGGTTCGCCATCTCGGCAGAACGGCGGCGGACCGAACGGCACACAGAACGGCGGACACGGAAACAACCGTTAG
- a CDS encoding NAD kinase: MNYAVIDRGDQHSKELAHQFHTLAAAQGFIRNERHPETVISIGGDGTLLQAFHSYVDRVADVAFVGVHTGHLGFFADWKADELPELVRMMAENEPRIVRYPLAQIELETAEGPSIRLALNEFTVKGADNMLVAQIDINDELFEMFRGDGVVLSTPSGSTAYNKSVGGAIIHPSLEALQIAEIASINNRVYRTLGSSVVLPQHHHCDIRPRKGQRLQLTFDHLNVTRSDIRSIRCSVATIKVSFARYRPFPFWNRVREAFLGYEVK; the protein is encoded by the coding sequence CTTGCAGCGGCGCAGGGCTTTATCCGAAACGAACGGCATCCGGAAACCGTCATTTCGATCGGAGGCGACGGCACGCTGCTTCAGGCTTTTCATTCCTATGTCGACCGGGTGGCGGACGTCGCTTTTGTCGGCGTCCATACCGGCCACCTCGGTTTTTTCGCGGATTGGAAAGCGGACGAGCTGCCGGAGCTGGTGCGCATGATGGCGGAAAACGAGCCCAGAATCGTACGCTACCCGCTGGCGCAAATCGAGCTCGAGACGGCGGAGGGGCCTTCCATCAGGCTCGCGCTTAACGAATTTACCGTAAAAGGCGCGGACAATATGCTCGTCGCGCAAATCGATATCAACGACGAGCTGTTCGAAATGTTCCGCGGCGACGGCGTTGTGTTGTCGACTCCGTCCGGAAGCACGGCTTATAACAAGAGCGTCGGCGGTGCGATTATCCACCCGTCGCTCGAAGCGCTGCAAATCGCCGAAATCGCCTCGATCAACAACAGGGTATACCGTACGCTCGGTTCTTCCGTCGTGCTGCCGCAGCATCACCACTGCGATATCCGGCCGCGGAAAGGCCAGCGCCTGCAGCTGACCTTCGACCATTTGAACGTGACGCGCAGCGACATCCGCTCGATCCGGTGCAGCGTCGCCACAATCAAGGTCAGCTTCGCCCGTTATCGCCCGTTCCCGTTCTGGAACCGGGTGCGGGAAGCGTTTCTCGGGTATGAGGTCAAATAA